The following coding sequences are from one Streptomyces sp. V3I7 window:
- a CDS encoding proline--tRNA ligase — MANAPVQRMSQLMAKTLRDDPADAEVLSHKLLVRAGYVRRTAAGIWSWLPLGKRVLSNVERIVREEMDAIGAQEVSLPALLPREPYDATGRWDEYGQELFRLKDRKGGDYLLGPTHEEIFTLVVKDQASSYKDLPVTLYQIQSKFRDEARPRAGILRGREFLMKDSYSFDLDDEGLARSYALHRQAYQRIFERLGLDYRICAATAGAMGGSKSEEFLAPAGAGEDTFADCPNCDFAANTEAITYELVTVDGSAVPALEEIPTPDTPTIETLAASLGVPASATLKNLLVKVDGEIVAVGVPGDREVDMDKVEAHFAPAVVEMVTEADFVARPDLVRGYVGPQGLDKVTYIADPRVAPGTAWITGANKEHTHAKNVVAGRDFEVSEYVDVVVVQEGDPCPNCGAGLKLDRAIEIGHIFQLGRKYADALKLDVLGQNGKPVRVTMGSYGVGVSRAVAALAEQTADEHGLCWPKEVAPADVHVVAAGKALQTELALDVSGKLAAAGVRVLVDDRAGVSPGVKFTDAELIGVPQILVAGRRSAEGVLELKDRKTGNREELTVDEAIGRLTAQ, encoded by the coding sequence ATGGCGAACGCACCGGTCCAGCGCATGTCCCAGTTGATGGCGAAGACGCTGCGCGACGACCCGGCGGACGCCGAGGTCCTCAGCCACAAGCTGCTCGTCCGCGCCGGCTACGTCCGCCGTACCGCCGCCGGCATCTGGAGCTGGCTGCCGCTGGGCAAGCGGGTGCTCTCCAACGTGGAGCGGATCGTCCGCGAGGAGATGGACGCCATCGGCGCCCAGGAGGTCTCGCTGCCCGCCCTGCTGCCGCGTGAGCCCTACGACGCGACGGGCCGCTGGGACGAGTACGGCCAGGAGCTCTTCCGGCTCAAGGACCGCAAGGGCGGCGACTACCTCCTCGGCCCGACCCACGAGGAGATCTTCACCCTGGTGGTGAAGGACCAGGCGTCCTCCTACAAGGACCTGCCGGTGACGCTCTACCAGATCCAGTCGAAGTTCCGCGACGAGGCCCGCCCCCGGGCCGGCATCCTGCGCGGCCGCGAGTTCCTGATGAAGGACTCCTACTCCTTCGACCTGGACGACGAGGGCCTCGCCCGCTCCTACGCCCTGCACCGCCAGGCCTACCAGCGCATCTTCGAGCGCCTGGGCCTCGACTACCGCATCTGCGCCGCCACCGCGGGCGCGATGGGCGGCTCCAAGTCCGAGGAGTTCCTCGCCCCGGCCGGCGCCGGCGAGGACACCTTCGCGGACTGCCCGAACTGCGACTTCGCGGCCAACACCGAGGCGATCACGTACGAGTTGGTGACGGTCGACGGCTCGGCCGTACCCGCGCTCGAGGAGATCCCCACTCCCGACACCCCGACCATCGAGACCCTCGCCGCCTCCCTCGGCGTCCCGGCCTCCGCCACGCTGAAGAACCTGCTGGTCAAGGTCGACGGCGAGATCGTCGCAGTGGGCGTGCCCGGTGACCGCGAGGTCGACATGGACAAGGTGGAGGCGCACTTCGCCCCGGCCGTCGTCGAGATGGTCACCGAGGCGGACTTCGTGGCCCGTCCCGATCTGGTCCGCGGCTACGTCGGCCCGCAGGGCCTGGACAAGGTCACGTACATCGCCGACCCGCGCGTCGCGCCGGGCACCGCGTGGATCACGGGCGCCAACAAGGAGCACACGCACGCGAAGAACGTGGTGGCGGGCCGTGACTTCGAGGTCTCCGAGTACGTCGACGTCGTGGTCGTCCAGGAGGGCGACCCGTGCCCCAACTGCGGCGCCGGCCTCAAGCTGGACCGCGCCATCGAGATCGGCCACATCTTCCAGCTGGGCCGCAAGTACGCCGACGCTCTCAAGCTCGACGTGCTGGGCCAGAACGGCAAGCCGGTCCGCGTGACCATGGGCTCCTACGGCGTCGGCGTCTCCCGCGCCGTGGCCGCCCTCGCCGAGCAGACCGCCGACGAGCACGGCCTGTGCTGGCCCAAGGAGGTCGCCCCCGCCGACGTCCACGTCGTGGCCGCGGGCAAGGCCCTCCAGACCGAGCTCGCCCTCGACGTCTCCGGCAAGCTGGCCGCCGCCGGTGTCCGCGTCCTGGTCGACGACCGCGCGGGCGTCTCCCCGGGCGTCAAGTTCACCGACGCCGAACTCATCGGCGTCCCCCAGATCCTGGTGGCGGGCCGCCGCTCCGCCGAAGGCGTCCTGGAGCTCAAGGACCGCAAGACCGGCAACCGCGAGGAACTGACGGTCGACGAGGCCATCGGCCGCCTGACGGCGCAGTAG